A window of the Branchiostoma lanceolatum isolate klBraLanc5 chromosome 13, klBraLanc5.hap2, whole genome shotgun sequence genome harbors these coding sequences:
- the LOC136447476 gene encoding restin homolog isoform X1, with the protein MAVRSDWFHFYTRDDAMKKASLQEKLKLIRKQLDAFAVLKQEVTSRFSKETFLHNITRLENRYSKSQVQSLEVVTNLALFRQLLLRLQLDNSHGSRAADGSEVLEYFVDILRLIDDMKRLNKYFTERVYTPLVENLFPAHGMEKAATSLTGHAQAVTVLSKTAQSQQTGAVENGKSREQAAKVDDRTAKFLRTVTRLFKLQQRWSRLSSDGPISVVLFEAETNRNSTEADSAKPFHIISQLVPDLVAKASKAVAITEKWYKLFVGLSDSAVKDEASSRERQIEDLREKITKTSRTIQELETNLVDYQEELAGLTAKDARYDELTEAFQIASVSSEELSTDISDLEETEKKITKQLEDFSRRKEIKEYEGLKQEAGHIQQKLQSTRHHLKLACYRSALLRDDMELLMSVLPGFHRLGIRVRQKIANVEEKLKNARERQQKLEEELQSLKQNSQRRDTGDAYNVILGTILVSINVKDV; encoded by the exons ATGGCTGTGCGAAGCGACTGGTTCCACTTTTAC ACAAGAGATGACGCCATGAAAAAAGCTTCACTGCAGGAGAAGCTAAAACTCATCCGGAAACAACTGGACGCGTTCGCAGTTCTGAAacaggaagtgacgtcacgatTTTCCAAGGAAACGTTCCTTCACAACATCACCAGACTCGAAAACAGATACAGCAAGAGCCAAGTTCAAAGTCTAGAGGTCGTCACGAACTTAGCGCTTTTCCGCCAACTTTTGTTAAGGTTACAGTTAGACAACAGCCATGGCAGCAGGGCCGCGGACGGCAGTGAGGTGTTGGAGTACTTTGTGGACATTTTGCGTCTCATTGATGATATGAAGAGGTTAAACAAGTATTTCACAGAGAGGGTCTACACACCACTTGTAGAGAACCTCTTTCCAGCTCACGGCATGGAAAAAGCCGCGACGTCACTCACGGGCCACGCACAGGCTGTGACTGTCCTGTCTAAAACTGCACAAAGCCAGCAGACGGGAGCGGTGGAGAACGGGAAGTCCCGTGAGCAGGCTGCAAAAGTTGACGATCGCACCGCCAAGTTTCTCCGGACGGTTACCCGACTTTTCAAGCTCCAGCAGCGATGGAGCAGGCTGTCGTCGGACGGACCGATCTCAGTCGTCCTGTTCGAGGCGGAGACGAACAGGAACAGTACGGAGGCCGACAGCGCCAAACCCTTCCACATCATCTCTCAGCTGGTGCCAGACCTGGTCGCGAAGGCCTCCAAAGCGGTGGCCATCACGGAGAAATGGTACAAGTTGTTTGTTGGGCTGTCCGACTCGGCGGTCAAAGACGAGGCGAGCAGCCGTGAACGACAGATCGAAGATCTCCGCGAGAAGATAACTAAG ACTTCGCGAACCATCCAGGAGCTCGAGACGAACCTGGTGGACTATCAGGAGGAGCTGGCCGGCCTGACAGCTAAGGACGCCCGCTATGACGAGCTGACCGAGGCGTTCCAGATAGCGTCCGTGTCGTCAGAGGAACTCAGCACTGACATCAGCGACCTGGAGGAGACTGAGAAGAAG ATCACCAAGCAATTGGAAGACTTCTCTCGGCGAAAGGAAATAAAGGAGTACGAGGGACTGAAACAAGAGGCCGGGCACATCCAACAGAAATTACAGTCGACAAG GCACCATCTGAAGTTGGCATGCTACCGCAGCGCCCTCCTGCGGGACGACATGGAACTGCTGATGAGCGTCCTTCCCGGCTTCCACCGGCTCGGTATCAGGGTCAGACAGAAGATAGCCAACGTagaggaaaagttgaaaaatgCAAGAGAAAGACAACAGAAGCTGGAGGAAGAACtgcaaagtctgaagcaaaataGTCAACGAAGAGATACAGGGGATgcttataacgttatattaggAACGATTTTGGTGTCTATCAACGTGAAAGATGTTTAG
- the LOC136447476 gene encoding uncharacterized protein isoform X2 encodes MAVRSDWFHFYTRDDAMKKASLQEKLKLIRKQLDAFAVLKQEVTSRFSKETFLHNITRLENRYSKSQVQSLEVVTNLALFRQLLLRLQLDNSHGSRAADGSEVLEYFVDILRLIDDMKRLNKYFTERVYTPLVENLFPAHGMEKAATSLTGHAQAVTVLSKTAQSQQTGAVENGKSREQAAKVDDRTAKFLRTVTRLFKLQQRWSRLSSDGPISVVLFEAETNRNSTEADSAKPFHIISQLVPDLVAKASKAVAITEKWYKLFVGLSDSAVKDEASSRERQIEDLREKITKTSRTIQELETNLVDYQEELAGLTAKDARYDELTEAFQIASVSSEELSTDISDLEETEKKITKQLEDFSRRKEIKEYEGLKQEAGHIQQKLQSTR; translated from the exons ATGGCTGTGCGAAGCGACTGGTTCCACTTTTAC ACAAGAGATGACGCCATGAAAAAAGCTTCACTGCAGGAGAAGCTAAAACTCATCCGGAAACAACTGGACGCGTTCGCAGTTCTGAAacaggaagtgacgtcacgatTTTCCAAGGAAACGTTCCTTCACAACATCACCAGACTCGAAAACAGATACAGCAAGAGCCAAGTTCAAAGTCTAGAGGTCGTCACGAACTTAGCGCTTTTCCGCCAACTTTTGTTAAGGTTACAGTTAGACAACAGCCATGGCAGCAGGGCCGCGGACGGCAGTGAGGTGTTGGAGTACTTTGTGGACATTTTGCGTCTCATTGATGATATGAAGAGGTTAAACAAGTATTTCACAGAGAGGGTCTACACACCACTTGTAGAGAACCTCTTTCCAGCTCACGGCATGGAAAAAGCCGCGACGTCACTCACGGGCCACGCACAGGCTGTGACTGTCCTGTCTAAAACTGCACAAAGCCAGCAGACGGGAGCGGTGGAGAACGGGAAGTCCCGTGAGCAGGCTGCAAAAGTTGACGATCGCACCGCCAAGTTTCTCCGGACGGTTACCCGACTTTTCAAGCTCCAGCAGCGATGGAGCAGGCTGTCGTCGGACGGACCGATCTCAGTCGTCCTGTTCGAGGCGGAGACGAACAGGAACAGTACGGAGGCCGACAGCGCCAAACCCTTCCACATCATCTCTCAGCTGGTGCCAGACCTGGTCGCGAAGGCCTCCAAAGCGGTGGCCATCACGGAGAAATGGTACAAGTTGTTTGTTGGGCTGTCCGACTCGGCGGTCAAAGACGAGGCGAGCAGCCGTGAACGACAGATCGAAGATCTCCGCGAGAAGATAACTAAG ACTTCGCGAACCATCCAGGAGCTCGAGACGAACCTGGTGGACTATCAGGAGGAGCTGGCCGGCCTGACAGCTAAGGACGCCCGCTATGACGAGCTGACCGAGGCGTTCCAGATAGCGTCCGTGTCGTCAGAGGAACTCAGCACTGACATCAGCGACCTGGAGGAGACTGAGAAGAAG ATCACCAAGCAATTGGAAGACTTCTCTCGGCGAAAGGAAATAAAGGAGTACGAGGGACTGAAACAAGAGGCCGGGCACATCCAACAGAAATTACAGTCGACAAGGTAA
- the LOC136447479 gene encoding uncharacterized protein, which produces MKILNTVLRELFKQMTKSKVGEKITITLDDFTKVKISETAETVMEAVKALKLEELNTDEEVQQEVELAMESITSMREELEKIEGRLAAIHEKVETISDVRLRAIELMRKLETCQFTYEATDGTSIEIIRESCMKCIPDLLIIMEEARRQRLIFEAEMKIKWEEKMRHIMERHEREIIETTGVFISEEIVEYRELVTGFATKHAYGPDEPEGPAQKEILVEAELKDATLNIQD; this is translated from the exons ATGAAAATCCTCAACACGGTTCTGAGAGAGCTTTTCAAGCAAATGACAAAATCGAAG GTGGGAGAAAAGATCACAATAACGCTTGATGACTTCACAAAAGTTAAGATATCAGAGACGGCAGAAACTGTCATGGAAGCAGTAAAGGCACTGAAGTTGGAGGAACTGAACACCGACGAGGAAGTCCAACAGGAAGTTGAGCTGGCGATGGAAAG CATAACAAGCATGAGAGAGGAACTAGAGAAGATTGAGGGGAGGCTAGCTGCTATTCATGAG AAAGTCGAAACGATCTCGGATGTGAGGCTGCGAGCCATAGAACTGATGCGAAAACTCGAGACATGCCAATTCACCTATGAAGCAACCGATGGAACG AGCATCGAAATCATACGGGAGAGTTGTATGAAATGCATTCCGGACTTACTCATCATCATGGAGGAGGCTCGAAGGCAGCGATTGATATTCGAAGCCGAAATGAAGATTAAATGGGAGGAAAAA ATGAGGCATATCATGGAGAGGCATGAGAGAGAGATCATCGAAACAACCGGTGTTTTTATCAGTGAGGAAATTGTGGAATACAGAGAGTTGGTGACCGG ATTTGCAACCAAACATGCCTATGGACCGGACgaaccag AGGGACCTGCTCAGAAAGAGATTTTGGTCGAAGCTG AGCTCAAGGACGCGACTTTGAACATTCAAGACTAG